The sequence below is a genomic window from Clostridium putrefaciens.
TTAAATATGAAACTCGAAAGCAGATTTCCCCACGACTGCAGAGGCCATATTATGATAAAGGTGGTGAAAGTTAATGGCAAATATAAAATCTTCAATTAAGAGAATAAAAACTACAGAAGTTAAAACTTTAAGAAATAAAATGGTTAAATCTTCACTAAAGACAACTATAAAGAAGTTTGATGCTGCAGTTATAGAAAAAAATGTAGAACAAGCAACTTCAACATACAAAGAAGTAGTTAAAGCTTTAGACATGGCTGTTTCAAAGGGAGTAATACATAAAAATATGTCTTCCAGGAAAAAGTCAAGATTAGCATCAAGATTAAACAGTTTATTAGCATAGTAAGTAAACCGGTAGAAATACCGGTTATTTATTTTCTCTTATTTAGTTAATTTTTTTATTTTCTCTTCTGTCACATTACTGTATTTATTATTAGTAATTCTAATTCCGTCTTTTTATTTAAACTTACCGTTTTTAAATTTCTTTCACTATTTATACAAAGTTCCATGCACCTTTTTAGTTGTTTAAAACTAAACTTTTCACTTTGATGCATCATCTTATCACATATATATATATTTAATTTAAGCTCACGAGATAAAATCTCTTTACTCTTTCCTTTTGACATACCAAGTTTTATGTTAAATAAAATTTTAAATTGCCTTTCTATCATAGAAAGAATATAATTTTCTTTTTCTCCTCTAAAAATCAGTTCATTTAATATATTAGTAGCCTTCTCTGGTCTCTTTTGAGATAAAAAGTCCACCATATTAAATATATCCTTCTCACTCTTTTGAGAAAACAAATCCAAAATATCTTGTTTTATTATATTCCTTCCATCTGTGTAACTTATCAACTTATCAACTTCGTTATTTATTATCCTCATATTATTGTCTACATTATCAACAAAAAATCTAAGTTCAATCTTACCTATAGGCTTTCCCTTTTGAATAAATATATCCTCTACCTTTTTAT
It includes:
- the rpsT gene encoding 30S ribosomal protein S20 — translated: MANIKSSIKRIKTTEVKTLRNKMVKSSLKTTIKKFDAAVIEKNVEQATSTYKEVVKALDMAVSKGVIHKNMSSRKKSRLASRLNSLLA
- the holA gene encoding DNA polymerase III subunit delta, which gives rise to MDVISLEKDIKSKRFKKCYIFYGEDEALIQDIVSIIIKNTVDPSFLELNLLRIDGIKEGFEVIENATETLPFMSEKKVVEVYRAEFLSWEKDKKGEQTFKKISKYIDTLPDYCILILYYVFKEQRDKITPEVNRIKGDIAVVKVDKLKGEKLYKKVEDIFIQKGKPIGKIELRFFVDNVDNNMRIINNEVDKLISYTDGRNIIKQDILDLFSQKSEKDIFNMVDFLSQKRPEKATNILNELIFRGEKENYILSMIERQFKILFNIKLGMSKGKSKEILSRELKLNIYICDKMMHQSEKFSFKQLKRCMELCINSERNLKTVSLNKKTELELLIINTVM